A segment of the Candidatus Cloacimonadota bacterium genome:
GTTTCTCGTATTTCGGGATTATCGCCTTCAGCAAACTCATAAAGACTATTACACGCTTTGTACTGGGCACCTCCATTACGCGGAAGATAGATGCCAAAACACTGAAAAAGCTGCTTGATAAATCCAGAACAATCATACTCGGCATTCAGATCTCCCCATCCATAAGGAGCATTAAGCGTAGAAAACGCCAATTCATAAACATTGCGGGCATTGAAGGGAAGAAAGCCATGATGTACATCGTGGCTGGCGATGTATGCACTATTGCCATTGGGAAGCAAAACTTCGCACAAATCACCATGCACAGAAAGCAGAGGAAGCTTATTGCCCAGTCTGATAAGCCCATAATAATCTCGGCAGGAAGAATCCAAATACAAATCACTTTTGTCACAAATGCTTACAACGAAATCTGAAGCCTGTATATACTGTAGCCAAGCAATCCGGTCAACGAAGACAAGGTCATCACGCCAAAACCATCCTGAAGAAGCTCTTCCTGCCCCAAAGACCCATTCACCATCCTCAGATTCGTGATATATCACAATGGGCTCAGCAATGTCGAACCCGCTATTTTGTAGGCAATCGAATTCCAAATCGAGTGCTTGCTCGGTAATGATTTCGGCACAAGGTATTAGTCTTTGATTTGTAAAGCGAATGGCTAAGGCAAAACGGCAATTATTTATAGCTTTAATGGCGGATATATCGCACAAATTGCGTATCCTCTGCCAAAAAGACTTATCTGTGGGGCTTCCATCCTGTCTGAATTTGCCACTCGCTTTTGCCATGTTAAAGCAGTCGGTAATGTTGCGTTTCAGATTTTGGGAACGGATAATTGGGGAGCTTTGCTCAATCTGTCCGATATCGCCCTTACGCTGGATTTGTCTGTTGAACTCATCTATCTGCACTGCATCCATGAATAGAGAATCGGGATTGGGGTGCAAACTGATCCAGAATCCCGGACGTCGCATATCGGCAGAGACTAAAGGCGGGTGCTCTCTAAATGCACGATAGTGTGGTTCTTGTGGTGCTTGAGCCGATACTGCTTTAGGCATCAAGATAAACACAAGAACAAGGATCCACAACATTTTACTCATAAGATTGCTCAATCGACTATGCGGTCTAATACTGGCAACATCTCATCTAAAAACTTGGTAAACCGATTCTCGAAGATAGCGATTCTTGCCATACTCATCAATTCTTGGTAGAAATGTAAACTATGGATGGTGGCAAGCCTCATCCCCAAAATCTCATTCATAGTGATGAGATGACGAATGTATGCCCTGCTGAAATGAGTACAGGCATAACAGGTACATTCAGGATCAATTGGGCTAAAATCCTCTTTATAACGCGCAGCTTTGATGATCATTTTACCATGCCGAGTGAATATTGAACCCTTGCGGGCATTGCGGGTGGGCATTACGCAATCGAACATATCCACTCCCCTGGCTATGTTGTTCAATAAGTCACTTGGTGTACCCACTCCCATCAAGTAGCGTGGTTTATCTTTAGGCAAAATGTCGTTGAGGAACTCTGTGATGCGAAACATATCTGCCTTTTGCTCACCAACGGCTAGCCCGCCAATTGAGTAACCTGGAAAGTCTAGCTCCATCAAAGCAAGAGCAGAATTTTCACGTAGGTCACTATAGATCCCGCCTTGAACGATGCCAAACAATGCTTGGTTATGGTGGTTTTTGTGGGCTTTTAAGCCCCGTTCTGCCCATTTTATTGTGGTTTTAAGCGATTTTTCCACATACTCCCGGGTTGCGGGATAAGGCGGGCATTCATCAAAACTCATGATGATATCTGCACCCAATGCCTCTTGTATCTCCATCACAGATTCGGGGGTAAAATAATGTAA
Coding sequences within it:
- a CDS encoding SH3 domain-containing protein gives rise to the protein MSKMLWILVLVFILMPKAVSAQAPQEPHYRAFREHPPLVSADMRRPGFWISLHPNPDSLFMDAVQIDEFNRQIQRKGDIGQIEQSSPIIRSQNLKRNITDCFNMAKASGKFRQDGSPTDKSFWQRIRNLCDISAIKAINNCRFALAIRFTNQRLIPCAEIITEQALDLEFDCLQNSGFDIAEPIVIYHESEDGEWVFGAGRASSGWFWRDDLVFVDRIAWLQYIQASDFVVSICDKSDLYLDSSCRDYYGLIRLGNKLPLLSVHGDLCEVLLPNGNSAYIASHDVHHGFLPFNARNVYELAFSTLNAPYGWGDLNAEYDCSGFIKQLFQCFGIYLPRNGGAQYKACNSLYEFAEGDNPEIRETIIAQKALPAQTVLRMPGHIMLYLGSVDAKSYALHSLWGIRRPVRDAEDEVIAPAKSIVSDLSLGDGSKRKSLLLRLTGLGAIYYE
- the tgt gene encoding tRNA guanosine(34) transglycosylase Tgt — its product is MPFSFTLQATAGKARAGVINTNHGEILTPVFMPVGTLGTVKAMSPQELMDTDAQIILGNTYHLYMRPGHELIRKAGGLHKFINWQRPMLTDSGGFQVMSLAALRKITKDGVKFRSHIDGSLHYFTPESVMEIQEALGADIIMSFDECPPYPATREYVEKSLKTTIKWAERGLKAHKNHHNQALFGIVQGGIYSDLRENSALALMELDFPGYSIGGLAVGEQKADMFRITEFLNDILPKDKPRYLMGVGTPSDLLNNIARGVDMFDCVMPTRNARKGSIFTRHGKMIIKAARYKEDFSPIDPECTCYACTHFSRAYIRHLITMNEILGMRLATIHSLHFYQELMSMARIAIFENRFTKFLDEMLPVLDRIVD